A genomic region of Bacillota bacterium contains the following coding sequences:
- a CDS encoding 4Fe-4S binding protein, protein MKELLVISGKGGTGKTSLVGAFAVLADNKVLADCDVDAADLHLVLGPKIRETKEFYGSKKAVLDRERCDGCGVCVNVCRFGAISIDNSRRSNMAGATIRIDPLSCEGCAVCFHACPQGAITMADNLSGHWFISDTEYGPLVHAKLGVAEENSGKLVTQVRREARSIAEERGLDYIITDGPPGIGCPVISSISGVDLALIVTEPTVAGSHDMERILQLARHFDVNAAVCINKYDLDETKAEEIERYCRDNGIRVIGKIPFDEEVVSALAKGMPVVTPLGTADRSADRKEGKASAAIRRIWTEVLSCLK, encoded by the coding sequence TTGAAGGAACTGCTGGTCATAAGCGGCAAAGGAGGCACCGGAAAGACGTCCCTAGTTGGGGCATTCGCGGTGTTGGCAGACAATAAGGTGCTTGCGGACTGCGACGTGGATGCGGCCGACCTGCATCTTGTTCTGGGACCAAAGATACGCGAGACCAAAGAGTTCTATGGCTCGAAAAAGGCTGTGCTCGACCGCGAGAGATGCGACGGATGCGGTGTTTGTGTGAACGTATGCCGCTTCGGGGCGATAAGCATCGACAACAGCCGTCGCAGCAACATGGCCGGTGCCACGATCCGGATCGATCCTCTTTCGTGCGAAGGGTGTGCCGTGTGTTTCCACGCTTGCCCCCAAGGGGCCATAACCATGGCCGATAACCTCTCGGGTCATTGGTTCATCTCAGACACAGAGTACGGCCCGCTCGTCCATGCCAAACTCGGCGTTGCGGAGGAGAACTCCGGCAAGCTTGTGACTCAGGTACGGCGCGAGGCCAGGTCTATAGCAGAGGAGCGCGGACTGGACTACATCATTACTGACGGACCGCCCGGCATAGGGTGCCCAGTGATATCGTCCATTTCGGGCGTGGACCTAGCGCTCATCGTAACCGAGCCCACGGTCGCCGGCTCGCACGATATGGAGAGGATCCTTCAGCTCGCGAGGCACTTCGATGTCAACGCGGCGGTCTGCATCAACAAGTACGATCTAGATGAGACCAAGGCGGAAGAGATCGAGCGCTATTGCCGGGATAATGGAATACGGGTCATAGGGAAAATCCCATTCGACGAGGAAGTAGTTAGCGCCCTGGCAAAGGGGATGCCTGTGGTGACACCTCTGGGGACCGCCGACCGGAGCGCCGATCGGAAGGAAGGAAAGGCCTCGGCAGCAATACGACGGATTTGGACGGAGGTCTTGTCCTGCCTCAAATAG